Proteins from a genomic interval of Ralstonia wenshanensis:
- the minC gene encoding septum site-determining protein MinC → MSQKKAPLFEIRSGTVDALLLSPRTADMDALAAELTRRFADTPEFFSNDVIAIDVRRLAEDERLPIDRLVETLTALRAHAIGVVASPEQAEWAQAFGLPLLDSHGRRPRGEKDGKDAQDAPEHAQAAEAPAPTPAVPAVDAVAMQPGTMIVDRPLRSGQRIYARGDLVVLDLVSDGAEVIAEGNIYVYASLRGRALAGVKGNLDARIFCTCLEPQLISIAGIYRTGETPWPDAYASKPAQVRLADNTLVFEPLRMK, encoded by the coding sequence ATGTCCCAGAAGAAAGCGCCGCTGTTCGAGATCCGCAGCGGCACCGTCGATGCCCTGCTGCTGTCGCCGCGCACCGCCGACATGGACGCCTTGGCCGCCGAACTCACGCGACGCTTTGCCGACACGCCGGAGTTTTTCTCCAACGACGTGATCGCCATCGATGTGCGCCGCCTGGCTGAAGACGAGCGCCTGCCCATCGACCGTTTGGTGGAGACCCTGACCGCGCTGCGCGCCCATGCGATCGGTGTGGTGGCCAGCCCGGAACAGGCCGAGTGGGCCCAGGCCTTTGGCCTGCCGCTGCTCGACAGCCACGGCCGTCGCCCGCGCGGTGAGAAGGACGGCAAGGACGCACAGGATGCGCCCGAACACGCCCAAGCCGCAGAAGCACCTGCCCCTACCCCCGCCGTTCCCGCCGTCGACGCCGTAGCCATGCAGCCCGGCACGATGATCGTCGATCGCCCCCTGCGTTCCGGCCAGCGCATCTATGCGCGCGGCGACCTCGTCGTGCTCGACCTGGTGAGCGACGGCGCCGAGGTGATCGCCGAGGGCAACATCTACGTGTATGCCTCGCTGCGCGGCCGCGCGCTGGCAGGCGTGAAGGGCAACCTGGACGCGCGCATCTTCTGCACGTGCCTGGAGCCTCAACTGATTTCCATCGCCGGCATCTACCGCACCGGCGAAACCCCGTGGCCCGACGCCTACGCCAGCAAGCCTGCGCAGGTCCGGCTCGCGGACAACACGCTGGTTTTCGAACCGTTGCGGATGAAGTGA
- the ppk2 gene encoding polyphosphate kinase 2, with protein sequence MSERDAARQARLQEDLLDTLDEELEMEIDDHLLGGGEGISDEARETRRMYFRELFRLQGELVKLQDWVIETGHRLVVIFEGRDAAGKGGAIKRITQRLNPRVCRVAALPAPTNRERTQWYFQRYVAHLPAAGEIVLFDRSWYNRAGVERVMGFCTDEEYDEFFRSVPEFEKMLVRSGIQIVKYWFSVTDEEQEVRFQSRIDDPLKQWKLSPMDLESRRRWEAYTQAKEAMLERSHIPESPWWVVLADDKKRARLNCIHHLLGQVPYHPVPHPPVLLPERVHHAEYIRHPVPEEMIVPNVY encoded by the coding sequence ATGAGCGAACGCGACGCAGCCCGCCAGGCGCGCCTGCAGGAAGACCTCCTCGACACGCTTGACGAAGAGCTGGAGATGGAAATCGACGACCACCTGCTCGGTGGCGGCGAAGGCATCAGCGACGAAGCGCGCGAAACGCGGCGCATGTACTTTCGCGAGCTGTTCCGTCTGCAGGGCGAGCTGGTCAAGCTGCAGGACTGGGTGATCGAGACTGGCCACCGCCTGGTGGTGATCTTCGAAGGGCGCGATGCCGCCGGTAAGGGCGGCGCCATCAAGCGCATCACGCAACGGCTGAACCCGCGCGTGTGCCGCGTGGCTGCACTGCCCGCTCCCACCAACCGCGAACGTACGCAGTGGTACTTCCAGCGCTATGTGGCGCACCTGCCCGCCGCCGGCGAGATCGTCCTGTTCGATCGCAGCTGGTACAACCGCGCCGGCGTCGAGCGTGTGATGGGTTTCTGCACCGACGAGGAATACGACGAGTTCTTCCGCTCGGTGCCCGAGTTCGAAAAGATGCTCGTGCGCTCGGGCATCCAGATCGTCAAGTACTGGTTCTCGGTGACGGACGAAGAGCAGGAAGTGCGGTTCCAGAGCCGCATCGATGATCCGCTCAAGCAGTGGAAGCTGAGCCCGATGGATCTGGAGAGCCGCCGCCGCTGGGAGGCCTATACGCAGGCCAAGGAGGCGATGCTGGAGCGCTCGCACATCCCCGAATCGCCGTGGTGGGTGGTGCTGGCCGACGACAAGAAGCGCGCGCGCCTGAACTGCATCCACCATCTGCTGGGCCAAGTGCCTTACCACCCGGTGCCGCATCCGCCGGTATTGCTGCCCGAGCGCGTGCACCACGCCGAGTACATCCGCCACCCGGTACCGGAAGAGATGATCGTGCCGAACGTGTACTGA
- a CDS encoding citrate synthase family protein: protein MTAYLNAAEAAERLRVSRPTLYAYVSRGLLAAYPSPDGRGSRYREADVARLADQRSGGRRPRQVVRHALDWGLPVMESAITLIDHGQLFYRGMPALELAKHATLETVAARLWQCEEAAAFNTPAPVLPKSWYAALTSLADADIRQRCMALCALALPALDEAAWRQDAARTARDAGALLRVVFAAMLGRKPDAAPVHLQCQAAWNVDAHAAQAIRVALVLCADHELNASSFAARVVASTGASLGAVVSAGLAALTGGRHGGTTARVEALLSELEGERSVATALRRRLDRGDALPGFGHPLYRKADPRAGAILAQLPKAGAVRRRLQNVMDAVAGLTGDGPSVDFALVATRRVLGLPEGSGFGLFAAGRTAGWIAHALEQRAAGQLIRPRAAYVGPMPAAPDTPAGRIIRVR, encoded by the coding sequence ATGACCGCCTACCTCAATGCCGCCGAAGCTGCCGAGCGCCTGCGCGTCTCGCGCCCGACGCTGTACGCCTATGTAAGCCGCGGGCTGCTCGCGGCGTACCCGTCGCCCGACGGACGCGGCAGCCGCTACCGCGAGGCCGATGTGGCACGGCTCGCAGATCAGCGTTCCGGCGGACGGCGCCCGCGCCAGGTGGTGCGCCATGCGCTGGACTGGGGCCTGCCCGTGATGGAGTCGGCCATCACGCTCATCGATCACGGGCAGTTGTTCTACCGCGGCATGCCGGCTCTGGAACTGGCCAAACACGCCACGCTGGAAACCGTGGCGGCGCGGCTGTGGCAATGCGAAGAAGCGGCCGCCTTCAACACGCCCGCGCCGGTGTTGCCGAAGAGCTGGTACGCGGCGCTCACGTCGCTGGCAGACGCAGACATCCGCCAACGCTGCATGGCGTTGTGCGCGCTCGCCCTCCCGGCGCTGGATGAAGCCGCGTGGCGGCAGGACGCTGCACGCACGGCGCGCGATGCCGGCGCGCTGCTGCGCGTTGTGTTTGCCGCCATGCTCGGTCGCAAGCCGGATGCCGCGCCCGTGCACCTGCAATGCCAGGCGGCGTGGAATGTTGACGCGCACGCCGCCCAGGCCATCCGCGTCGCCTTGGTGCTGTGTGCCGATCACGAACTCAATGCCTCAAGCTTTGCGGCGCGCGTTGTCGCATCAACCGGCGCCAGCCTGGGCGCCGTGGTGAGTGCAGGCCTGGCTGCGCTCACCGGTGGCCGGCATGGCGGCACCACGGCGCGCGTGGAGGCATTGCTGAGTGAGCTGGAAGGGGAGCGCTCCGTGGCAACGGCACTGCGCCGTCGGCTTGATCGCGGCGATGCGTTGCCGGGCTTTGGCCACCCGCTGTACCGCAAGGCCGACCCGCGCGCCGGTGCAATCCTGGCGCAGCTGCCGAAGGCAGGCGCGGTACGCAGGCGGCTGCAAAACGTGATGGATGCCGTGGCCGGGCTGACCGGCGATGGGCCATCGGTGGATTTCGCGCTGGTGGCCACCCGGCGTGTACTCGGGCTACCCGAAGGTTCAGGCTTTGGCCTGTTTGCAGCGGGGCGTACGGCAGGCTGGATTGCGCACGCGCTGGAGCAGCGCGCGGCGGGGCAGTTGATCCGCCCGAGAGCCGCCTATGTGGGGCCGATGCCAGCCGCGCCGGACACACCGGCGGGCCGCATCATTCGCGTGAGGTAA
- a CDS encoding acylphosphatase: MSVIAQVIVTVQGRVQGVGYRAACADRARLLGLRGWVRNRRDGAVEAFLAGPEAHVLSMREWMWEGPDSALVTQLEVVTGEHEAPVPGFEIRPTV, translated from the coding sequence ATGTCCGTTATTGCGCAAGTGATCGTTACCGTACAGGGCCGCGTGCAGGGTGTCGGCTACCGCGCTGCCTGTGCGGACCGCGCGCGCCTGCTGGGGTTGCGCGGCTGGGTACGCAACCGCCGCGACGGCGCCGTCGAGGCATTCCTGGCCGGACCCGAGGCCCATGTGCTCAGCATGCGGGAATGGATGTGGGAGGGTCCGGACAGTGCGCTGGTCACGCAGCTGGAGGTGGTCACGGGAGAGCATGAAGCGCCGGTCCCCGGTTTTGAGATCCGCCCGACGGTGTAG
- a CDS encoding bifunctional 2',3'-cyclic-nucleotide 2'-phosphodiesterase/3'-nucleotidase yields the protein MRVRPLCSAALPLAVVLSMSLAACGGSGDSPSTGSATPAASAAPAGTKATLAVLETTDLHTNVLSYDYFKLAADNSLGFERVATLINQARAQFPNTLLLDNGDTIQGTALSDYQAMVNPITCDQTLAIYKVMNAAKYDGGGIGNHEFNYGLPYLSQVTGNTFNVDGLPDPATQKKCAGPNFPQVLANVISAKTNAPLFQPYTIITKTVTATAPDGSTISAPVKVGIISFTPPTITSWDKRWLDGKVYTVGIKETAAKYIPEMRAKGADLVVAISHGGLDNSTYSPTMENGSWWLSTVPGIDAMLIGHSHQLFPDAKSTVSQFNLPGVDKVAGTVNGVPTVMANYWGKHLGVIKLGLTFNGTNWAVDKTQTTVEARSIQNADKTYVAADPTVSAAIATEHQATINYVKTPVGSTDFNMSTYFADVGDPGAIEIVNQAQAQYVSAYIQANLPQYASLPVLSVSAPFKSGFGGGTDFTDVAAGPLAINNAADLYLYPNTVYAVKVAGSDIKNWLETAAKRFNTIDPTQATVQKLVSTFPGYNFDMFTTPDLTYEIDVTQPVGSRIKNLMYKGVALDPAGQFIVATNNYRASGGGNFPGLDGSKTIYASPDANRDVLISYIKKIGSVKRATNGSQRSWRFTKLASSVAQVQFTSAPNKLASATAAGITNVTQVAADDGSGKGLAVYQIDLTQ from the coding sequence ATGCGAGTCCGACCGTTGTGTTCGGCGGCGTTGCCGCTTGCTGTTGTGTTGTCGATGTCGTTGGCTGCCTGCGGCGGCAGCGGCGATAGCCCATCCACCGGCAGCGCCACGCCTGCCGCCAGCGCCGCCCCTGCAGGCACCAAGGCCACGCTGGCCGTGCTGGAAACGACCGATCTGCACACGAACGTGCTGTCGTACGACTACTTCAAGCTCGCGGCCGACAACTCGCTCGGCTTCGAGCGCGTAGCGACGCTCATCAACCAGGCGCGCGCGCAGTTCCCGAACACGCTGCTGCTGGATAACGGCGACACCATCCAGGGCACCGCGCTTTCCGATTACCAGGCGATGGTGAATCCGATCACCTGCGACCAGACGCTGGCGATCTACAAGGTGATGAACGCCGCCAAGTACGACGGCGGCGGCATCGGCAACCACGAGTTCAACTACGGCCTGCCGTATCTGTCGCAAGTTACGGGCAATACGTTCAACGTCGATGGCCTGCCCGATCCGGCCACGCAGAAAAAATGCGCGGGCCCGAACTTCCCGCAGGTGCTGGCCAACGTAATCAGCGCCAAGACGAATGCGCCGCTGTTCCAGCCGTACACGATCATCACCAAGACGGTGACGGCCACGGCGCCGGATGGCAGCACGATCAGCGCGCCGGTCAAGGTCGGCATCATCAGCTTTACGCCGCCCACCATCACGAGCTGGGACAAGCGCTGGCTTGACGGCAAGGTCTACACGGTCGGCATCAAGGAAACCGCGGCCAAGTACATCCCGGAAATGCGCGCGAAGGGCGCCGATCTGGTGGTGGCGATTTCGCACGGCGGGCTGGATAACTCGACGTACTCGCCGACGATGGAAAACGGCAGCTGGTGGCTATCCACCGTGCCGGGCATCGATGCCATGTTGATCGGCCACTCGCACCAGCTCTTCCCGGATGCGAAGAGCACCGTGAGCCAGTTCAACCTGCCGGGTGTGGATAAGGTGGCCGGCACCGTGAATGGCGTGCCGACCGTGATGGCGAACTACTGGGGCAAGCATCTGGGCGTCATCAAGCTCGGCCTGACGTTCAACGGTACGAACTGGGCTGTCGACAAGACGCAGACCACGGTGGAAGCGCGCTCGATCCAGAACGCTGACAAGACCTACGTAGCCGCTGATCCGACGGTCTCGGCCGCCATCGCCACCGAACACCAGGCGACGATCAACTACGTGAAGACGCCGGTGGGCAGCACCGACTTCAACATGAGCACGTACTTCGCCGACGTGGGCGACCCCGGCGCGATCGAAATCGTCAACCAGGCGCAGGCCCAGTATGTGTCGGCGTACATCCAGGCGAACCTGCCGCAGTACGCATCGCTGCCGGTGCTGTCGGTAAGCGCACCGTTCAAGAGCGGTTTTGGTGGCGGGACCGATTTCACCGACGTGGCGGCGGGCCCGCTGGCAATCAACAACGCGGCCGACCTGTACCTGTATCCGAACACGGTCTACGCGGTGAAGGTGGCGGGCTCCGACATCAAGAACTGGCTGGAAACGGCGGCCAAGCGCTTCAACACCATCGACCCGACGCAAGCGACGGTGCAGAAGCTGGTGAGCACGTTCCCGGGCTACAACTTCGACATGTTCACCACGCCGGACCTGACGTATGAGATTGACGTCACGCAGCCGGTCGGCAGCCGCATCAAGAACCTGATGTACAAGGGCGTGGCGCTCGACCCCGCAGGCCAGTTCATCGTGGCGACCAACAACTACCGTGCAAGCGGCGGCGGCAACTTCCCGGGCCTGGACGGCAGCAAGACGATCTATGCGTCGCCCGATGCCAACCGTGACGTGCTGATCAGCTACATCAAGAAGATCGGCAGCGTGAAGCGTGCCACCAACGGCTCGCAGCGCAGCTGGCGCTTTACGAAGCTGGCGAGCTCGGTGGCGCAGGTGCAGTTCACGTCGGCGCCCAACAAGCTGGCCAGTGCCACGGCCGCCGGCATCACCAACGTCACGCAGGTGGCCGCGGATGACGGCTCGGGCAAGGGCCTCGCGGTGTATCAGATCGACCTGACGCAGTAA
- the minD gene encoding septum site-determining protein MinD yields MTKIIVVTSGKGGVGKTTTSAAFSAGLALRGHKTAVIDFDVGLRNLDLIMGCERRVVYDLINVIHGEANLNQALIKDKKCENLFILPASQTRDKDALTREGVEKVIEGLKEMGFEYIVCDSPAGIESGALMAMYFADEAIVVTNPEVSSVRDSDRILGILSSKSRRAVEGKEPIKEHLLLTRYNPKRVSEGEMLSLSDIQEILRIKLIGVIPESEAVLQASNQGLPAIHLEGSDVANAYHDVIDRFLGKEKELRYVEYNKPGFLQRLFGGGK; encoded by the coding sequence ATGACCAAGATCATCGTAGTCACCTCCGGCAAGGGCGGCGTCGGCAAGACGACCACCAGTGCGGCGTTCTCTGCCGGCCTTGCGCTGCGCGGCCACAAGACCGCCGTCATCGACTTCGACGTCGGCCTGCGCAACCTCGACCTCATCATGGGCTGCGAGCGCCGCGTCGTGTATGACCTGATCAACGTGATCCACGGTGAGGCCAACCTGAACCAGGCCCTCATCAAGGACAAGAAGTGCGAAAACCTCTTCATCCTCCCCGCTTCGCAGACGCGCGACAAAGATGCGCTCACGCGTGAAGGCGTCGAGAAGGTGATCGAAGGCCTGAAGGAAATGGGCTTCGAATACATCGTCTGCGATTCGCCGGCCGGTATCGAATCGGGCGCGCTGATGGCGATGTACTTTGCCGACGAGGCCATCGTGGTGACGAACCCGGAAGTGTCTTCGGTGCGTGACTCCGATCGCATCCTGGGCATCCTGTCGTCCAAGTCGCGCCGCGCGGTGGAAGGCAAGGAGCCGATCAAGGAACACCTGCTGCTCACCCGCTACAACCCGAAGCGCGTATCCGAAGGCGAGATGCTGTCGCTGAGCGACATCCAGGAAATCCTGCGCATCAAGCTGATCGGCGTGATTCCGGAATCGGAAGCCGTGCTGCAGGCATCCAACCAGGGCCTGCCCGCCATCCACCTGGAGGGCTCGGACGTGGCCAACGCCTACCACGACGTGATCGACCGTTTCCTGGGCAAGGAGAAGGAACTCCGTTACGTCGAATACAACAAGCCCGGTTTTCTGCAGCGCCTGTTCGGCGGCGGCAAGTAA
- a CDS encoding CoA transferase yields the protein MPSPVADVDDPSMQSVSPTGALSQLWSVLGQPADVLSRATLTGVEPALPSSFAVGTLAQSTIAAAALAAAQVDTLRSGRQQTVSVDMHHAALEFRSERYFRVDGQLPPEPWDKIAGLYRCGDGRWVRLHTNFAHHRDGVLKLLGCAYDRAAVAAALNQWQAEAFEEAAAQAGMVVTAARTFEEWDAHPQGIAVAAQPLMTIERIGDAPPQPLPAHADGRPLSGVRVLDLTRVIAGPVCGRTLAAHGADVLLVTAPHLPAIPPLVIDTGRGKRSAQLDLRDAAGADQLRTLLRDADIFVQGYRPGGLAALEFGPEQVAALRPGIVYVSLCAYGYDGPWANRRGFDSLVQTASGFNWAEAQAASDAKPRPLPAQALDHGAGYLMAAGAMTALARRMTEGGSWHVRVSLAQTAHWLRSFGRMANGFDAADPRYEEIGAYLETSPSGFGALTALRHAGQLSDTPPHWTLPSVPLGTHPARW from the coding sequence ATGCCGTCACCCGTTGCTGATGTGGATGATCCTTCCATGCAGTCTGTCAGCCCCACCGGCGCACTGAGCCAGTTATGGAGCGTGCTCGGTCAGCCGGCCGATGTGCTGTCGCGCGCCACGCTCACGGGCGTTGAGCCGGCGCTGCCGTCGTCGTTTGCCGTGGGCACGCTGGCGCAGAGCACCATTGCCGCCGCTGCACTGGCGGCCGCACAGGTCGACACGTTGCGCAGCGGAAGGCAGCAGACCGTATCGGTCGACATGCACCACGCCGCGCTGGAATTCCGCTCCGAGCGCTACTTCCGTGTCGATGGGCAGTTACCGCCCGAACCGTGGGACAAGATCGCCGGGCTCTATCGCTGCGGCGATGGCCGCTGGGTGCGCCTGCACACCAACTTTGCGCATCACCGCGACGGTGTGCTGAAGCTGCTCGGCTGCGCGTATGACCGGGCCGCTGTAGCCGCCGCGTTGAACCAATGGCAGGCCGAAGCGTTTGAAGAGGCGGCCGCGCAGGCGGGCATGGTCGTCACCGCTGCGCGCACGTTTGAAGAGTGGGACGCGCACCCGCAAGGCATTGCCGTGGCGGCGCAGCCGCTGATGACGATCGAACGCATTGGTGATGCGCCACCGCAGCCGCTGCCGGCGCATGCCGACGGGCGTCCGCTCTCGGGCGTGCGCGTGCTGGATCTCACGCGCGTGATTGCGGGGCCCGTCTGCGGCCGGACGCTCGCAGCGCATGGGGCGGATGTGCTGCTCGTTACGGCGCCGCATCTGCCCGCCATCCCACCGCTGGTGATCGACACCGGCCGTGGCAAGCGCTCTGCGCAGCTCGACTTGCGCGATGCGGCCGGTGCCGACCAACTCCGCACGCTGCTGCGCGACGCCGATATCTTCGTGCAGGGCTATCGGCCCGGTGGCCTGGCTGCGTTGGAGTTTGGTCCGGAGCAGGTTGCCGCGCTGCGCCCCGGCATCGTCTACGTGAGCCTGTGCGCATACGGCTATGACGGCCCCTGGGCCAATCGCCGAGGCTTCGATTCGCTCGTGCAGACCGCCAGCGGTTTCAACTGGGCCGAAGCGCAAGCGGCCAGCGATGCCAAGCCACGCCCGCTGCCCGCACAGGCACTCGACCACGGCGCGGGCTACCTGATGGCGGCTGGCGCCATGACTGCGCTCGCACGCCGCATGACAGAAGGCGGCAGCTGGCACGTGCGTGTGTCGCTCGCCCAGACGGCGCACTGGCTGCGTAGCTTCGGCCGCATGGCCAACGGCTTCGATGCGGCCGATCCGCGCTATGAAGAGATCGGTGCGTATCTGGAAACGTCGCCGTCTGGTTTTGGCGCGCTCACGGCGCTGCGCCATGCGGGGCAGCTCTCCGACACGCCGCCGCACTGGACGCTGCCGAGCGTGCCCCTGGGGACGCATCCCGCGCGGTGGTAG
- a CDS encoding AVRPPHE avirulence protein — MPSPLRSILSCLRPTPPAEEHASTSTSRPADPAAHAPRRAPVTLQGLASFAAQRMRERQVEIKALEPDTRRALSDGECQLGGYVHARQTDGRPVEGRQLDRLVRANETVMETRQALSHGRGNVVDDIHDSNGQSTIRAVAGRVVRTQLPSNYGPGVSIAASAMAAQAGNCGEHANVAAFLHAAKLGSGEYAYAVGSTTIDHRWAQWHAARGRDPDHDLVMDPWGKGPAIFAVDGEFAGGERDVGIEREYDQSTGAKAHADMSELQRDHHQQMQTNLHVAMEHLGPDFRLRDGAVFAVTPVISSEFAARVSQKMSAAPDAAKLAPKNRRLVRQAKERIRTGEPRMAPLRQEIHATQTARTLGASGIREVTQAAARIAQVAADLENYPLASHPAQTAPENL, encoded by the coding sequence ATGCCGTCCCCATTGCGATCGATCCTAAGCTGCCTCCGTCCGACGCCGCCGGCTGAAGAACACGCCTCCACATCAACCAGCCGCCCGGCCGATCCGGCCGCCCACGCGCCACGCCGTGCGCCAGTGACGTTGCAGGGCTTGGCCAGCTTTGCTGCCCAACGCATGCGTGAGCGGCAGGTCGAGATCAAGGCCTTGGAGCCCGATACGCGCAGGGCGCTGTCCGATGGCGAATGCCAACTGGGCGGTTATGTACACGCGCGGCAGACCGACGGCCGCCCCGTTGAAGGCCGACAACTGGACCGGCTCGTGCGCGCGAACGAAACCGTCATGGAGACCCGCCAAGCCCTGTCGCATGGCCGCGGCAATGTCGTCGACGATATCCATGACAGCAACGGCCAGAGCACGATCCGGGCGGTGGCCGGCCGTGTCGTGAGGACACAGCTTCCATCCAACTACGGTCCAGGGGTCAGCATCGCGGCGAGCGCCATGGCGGCGCAGGCCGGCAACTGCGGCGAACATGCCAACGTGGCGGCGTTTCTGCATGCCGCCAAGCTGGGCAGCGGCGAATACGCGTATGCCGTGGGCAGCACGACAATCGACCACCGCTGGGCGCAATGGCACGCCGCCAGGGGGCGCGACCCCGACCACGACCTCGTCATGGACCCGTGGGGCAAAGGCCCCGCCATTTTCGCGGTGGATGGTGAGTTTGCTGGCGGCGAGCGCGACGTCGGGATCGAGCGCGAATACGACCAGAGTACGGGTGCCAAGGCCCATGCGGACATGAGCGAACTGCAGCGCGATCACCACCAGCAGATGCAAACGAATCTGCATGTGGCGATGGAGCATCTGGGCCCTGATTTCCGGCTTCGGGACGGTGCAGTCTTTGCCGTCACGCCGGTCATCTCCAGCGAATTCGCAGCACGCGTCAGCCAGAAGATGTCTGCAGCACCGGACGCTGCCAAGTTGGCACCGAAGAACCGACGCCTCGTGCGGCAGGCGAAGGAACGGATACGCACCGGTGAACCCCGGATGGCACCGTTGCGTCAGGAAATCCATGCCACGCAAACGGCGCGGACCTTGGGCGCAAGCGGCATACGGGAAGTCACGCAGGCGGCTGCACGCATCGCCCAGGTTGCGGCGGATCTGGAGAACTATCCGCTGGCATCGCATCCGGCGCAGACCGCGCCCGAGAATCTCTAG
- a CDS encoding 23S rRNA (adenine(2030)-N(6))-methyltransferase RlmJ translates to MLSYRHAFHAGNHADVLKHAVLVQMLDYLTQKDKPFWYIDTHAGAGLYALDHEWAQKKAEFDTGIGPLWRAAEAGETLPPLLDAYLDQVRELNPNGELRHYPGSPWLAWQMLRDADRLRLFELHSSEIKVLSNNFRGAGRKVMLYDGDGFAGIKAILPPPPRRALVLIDPSFEDKQDYARTVHALQDSLQRFATGMYAVWYPLVQRREAAQFPSRLKQLRPKDWLHVTLTVRHPVEGGLGLHGSGMFIVNPPWTLKAQLQEAMPTLVRLLGQDDGAKFMLEGESS, encoded by the coding sequence ATGCTCAGTTACCGTCACGCCTTCCACGCCGGCAATCACGCCGATGTCCTCAAGCACGCCGTGCTTGTGCAGATGCTCGATTACCTCACGCAGAAGGACAAGCCGTTCTGGTACATCGACACGCACGCCGGTGCCGGCCTCTACGCGCTGGACCACGAATGGGCGCAGAAGAAGGCCGAATTCGATACAGGCATTGGCCCCTTGTGGCGCGCGGCTGAGGCGGGCGAAACGCTGCCGCCCCTGCTTGATGCGTACCTCGACCAGGTGCGCGAGCTGAACCCCAACGGCGAACTCAGGCACTACCCCGGCTCGCCGTGGCTGGCGTGGCAGATGCTGCGCGACGCCGATCGCCTGCGCCTGTTCGAGCTGCACAGCTCCGAAATCAAGGTGCTGTCCAACAACTTCCGCGGTGCAGGCCGCAAGGTCATGCTGTACGACGGCGATGGCTTTGCCGGCATCAAGGCGATCCTGCCGCCGCCGCCGCGCCGCGCGCTGGTGCTGATCGACCCTTCGTTTGAAGACAAGCAGGATTACGCCCGCACCGTGCACGCGCTGCAGGACAGCCTGCAGCGCTTCGCCACCGGCATGTATGCGGTCTGGTATCCGCTTGTGCAGCGGCGCGAAGCCGCGCAGTTTCCCTCGCGCCTGAAGCAGTTGCGCCCCAAGGATTGGCTGCACGTCACGCTCACCGTCAGGCACCCGGTCGAGGGTGGCCTAGGCTTGCACGGCAGCGGCATGTTCATCGTCAACCCGCCGTGGACGCTGAAGGCGCAATTGCAGGAAGCCATGCCCACGCTGGTGCGCCTGCTCGGCCAGGACGACGGCGCCAAGTTCATGCTGGAAGGCGAGTCGAGCTGA
- the minE gene encoding cell division topological specificity factor MinE, protein MSILSFLLGEKKKTASVAKERLQIILAHERTGGGAPADYLPALQRELVAVISKYVKIGNDDIKVNLERQDNLEVLEVKIEIPQA, encoded by the coding sequence ATGTCGATTCTGTCTTTCCTGCTGGGCGAGAAGAAGAAGACTGCAAGCGTTGCCAAGGAACGCCTGCAGATCATCCTCGCCCATGAACGCACCGGCGGCGGTGCTCCGGCCGACTACCTGCCCGCATTGCAACGCGAGCTGGTGGCGGTGATCTCCAAATACGTGAAGATCGGCAACGACGACATCAAGGTCAACCTCGAGCGCCAGGACAACCTGGAAGTGCTGGAGGTGAAGATCGAGATTCCGCAGGCCTGA
- a CDS encoding tetratricopeptide repeat protein produces MPSLRSAWAGAPAMESPRQSVPMLTVAAALAIVVMAGGWLSHARQSPAVSATQLESWRAMVVQAMEPEALQRLRQLARSGSVPAQSALGEALLGAHDSALRNEGMRWLETAAPSDAGAQLSLGKALLLGTGGVERDYPRALRLLRQSADKGDAAAAYYLGVMYRSGYGTAIDTTQAAHWFDRAARHEIPAAMFMLANAYRDGDGVPRDEARALALYQDAAEHELPEAVQALAMAYQNGELGLKRDDAAYHQQWIETAHALKHPALAP; encoded by the coding sequence ATGCCTTCTCTTCGTTCCGCATGGGCGGGTGCACCGGCGATGGAATCTCCGCGCCAGTCGGTGCCGATGCTGACCGTGGCTGCCGCGCTCGCGATTGTCGTGATGGCCGGCGGTTGGCTGTCGCACGCACGCCAGTCACCCGCCGTGAGTGCCACGCAGCTGGAATCGTGGCGTGCCATGGTCGTGCAAGCGATGGAGCCCGAGGCGCTGCAGAGGTTGCGTCAGCTCGCGCGCAGCGGTTCAGTGCCGGCGCAATCCGCGTTGGGCGAGGCATTGCTCGGCGCGCACGACAGCGCCTTGCGTAACGAAGGGATGCGCTGGCTGGAAACCGCTGCACCGAGCGACGCGGGTGCGCAGCTGTCGCTGGGCAAGGCGCTGCTGCTGGGTACCGGTGGTGTGGAGCGCGACTATCCGCGTGCGCTGCGCCTGCTGCGCCAATCTGCTGATAAAGGCGATGCTGCCGCCGCGTACTACTTGGGTGTGATGTATCGCAGCGGCTACGGAACAGCCATCGACACGACGCAGGCCGCGCACTGGTTTGATCGTGCCGCGCGCCATGAGATTCCGGCCGCGATGTTCATGCTGGCCAATGCGTATCGTGACGGTGATGGCGTGCCGCGCGATGAAGCCCGCGCGCTGGCGCTGTACCAGGACGCCGCCGAACACGAATTGCCCGAAGCCGTGCAGGCCTTGGCGATGGCGTATCAGAACGGCGAACTCGGCCTCAAACGCGACGATGCGGCGTACCACCAGCAGTGGATCGAAACGGCGCATGCGCTGAAGCATCCTGCGCTCGCGCCGTAA